A section of the bacterium genome encodes:
- the lnt gene encoding apolipoprotein N-acyltransferase: MKKQLLLVFSTALLLSLAYAPLRTGFFAYGGLIPFFYLLESCRGRSETIRWSYFTGFCYALGTLYWIGWVTFPGMIGTLLVWPFYIVLYGVLHVRLRRILASAAWLFLPFVWVAIEYLQSFSELAFPWNYIGYTQSYFLPLIQYVEYTSILGVSFWILLINSVGFLALSHKSERRRYVVLLLLLFILPLAHGLWSLRHEPTGTCVTASLLQGNMDPFEKWADDEEKNMLLYEGLMQKARQERPEIYIWPETATPFYLQYEPVYLERMHQLVDSSHAPILTGSVDAEHHTDG; encoded by the coding sequence ATGAAGAAACAGCTGCTGTTAGTGTTTTCAACCGCTCTCCTGTTGTCTCTGGCCTATGCTCCACTGCGAACCGGCTTTTTTGCCTATGGTGGATTGATCCCTTTTTTTTATCTGCTGGAATCGTGCAGAGGCCGCAGTGAGACGATACGGTGGAGCTATTTTACCGGTTTCTGTTATGCCCTCGGCACGCTCTACTGGATAGGCTGGGTCACTTTTCCGGGCATGATCGGAACCCTACTGGTCTGGCCGTTCTATATTGTTCTATATGGAGTCCTCCATGTCCGCTTGCGGCGAATTCTTGCTTCTGCCGCATGGCTGTTTCTTCCCTTTGTCTGGGTCGCCATAGAATACCTGCAATCGTTCAGCGAATTGGCCTTTCCGTGGAATTATATCGGTTACACCCAATCCTATTTTCTGCCGCTCATCCAATATGTGGAATACACCTCCATCCTCGGAGTCAGCTTTTGGATTCTGCTCATCAACAGTGTTGGATTTCTGGCGCTCAGCCATAAATCGGAGCGGAGGAGATACGTGGTACTGTTGCTCCTGCTTTTTATCTTACCCCTGGCGCATGGTCTATGGTCTTTACGCCATGAGCCGACTGGAACGTGTGTCACCGCCTCTCTGCTTCAGGGCAATATGGATCCGTTTGAGAAATGGGCGGACGATGAAGAAAAGAATATGCTTTTGTACGAAGGGCTGATGCAGAAAGCCCGGCAGGAGCGGCCGGAAATTTATATCTGGCCGGAGACCGCTACGCCTTTTTATCTGCAGTACGAGCCGGTTTATCTCGAACGGATGCATCAATTAGTCGATTCCAGCCATGCTCCGATCCTGACCGGGTCGGTGGATGCAGAACACCATACCGACGGCAG
- the ruvX gene encoding Holliday junction resolvase RuvX, producing the protein MNETPVPGQGSGSIDVPLPQLPLGRIMGIDYGSRRIGISLSDPTQTIASPLTTLVFRNDCELLKQLCHLITDHEVVAVVVGWPLNMNGAAGEKADAVEKFVRCLRVSLNLPIYLWDERWTTVSAHRVLMEQGLQPSRNKGRVDAIAGAFILEAFLQRLQLLRTRK; encoded by the coding sequence ATGAACGAAACACCAGTCCCGGGGCAAGGGAGCGGCTCCATCGATGTTCCGTTGCCGCAGTTGCCTCTGGGGCGCATTATGGGAATCGATTACGGCTCGCGGCGGATCGGCATCAGTCTTTCTGATCCCACTCAGACCATCGCTTCTCCGTTGACGACCCTGGTTTTTCGCAATGATTGTGAGCTGTTGAAGCAGCTTTGTCACCTGATAACCGATCATGAGGTGGTCGCCGTGGTGGTGGGATGGCCCCTTAACATGAACGGGGCTGCGGGCGAAAAAGCGGATGCAGTGGAAAAATTTGTCCGATGCCTCCGCGTATCCCTGAATCTGCCGATTTACCTTTGGGATGAACGGTGGACCACGGTGAGCGCTCATCGCGTCCTGATGGAGCAAGGACTTCAGCCGTCCAGGAACAAAGGCCGGGTTGATGCCATTGCCGGTGCGTTTATCCTTGAAGCTTTTTTACAGCGGCTGCAATTGTTGCGCACCCGCAAATGA
- a CDS encoding integration host factor subunit beta, with protein sequence MNSEILENPKSTVTKKDVAKRTAKIVGEKIYLTEKVVDGVFQVLREFMSEADPEVRIEIRDFGVFEVKKTKPKPKARNPKTGEIIYVPARRKTHFKAGKLLKEVLKQPIEVQNQ encoded by the coding sequence ATGAACAGCGAAATCCTTGAAAATCCTAAATCCACGGTCACCAAAAAGGATGTTGCCAAGCGCACAGCGAAAATAGTCGGAGAGAAAATCTATTTGACTGAAAAGGTGGTGGATGGCGTTTTCCAGGTGTTGCGGGAATTCATGTCTGAAGCGGATCCGGAAGTCCGTATAGAAATACGTGATTTTGGTGTATTTGAAGTTAAAAAAACCAAGCCAAAACCCAAAGCGCGTAATCCGAAAACCGGCGAGATCATCTATGTGCCTGCCCGGCGTAAAACCCATTTCAAAGCCGGTAAACTATTAAAAGAGGTGCTCAAGCAACCGATCGAAGTACAGAATCAGTAA
- a CDS encoding bifunctional (p)ppGpp synthetase/guanosine-3',5'-bis(diphosphate) 3'-pyrophosphohydrolase, translating into FEEIYDLLAVRVIVDKIEECYHTLGLIHALYTPIHERFKDYIAMPKSNGYQSLHTTVIGPGGKRVEIQIRTEQMHRTAEEGIAAHWRYKEGRLREDDLDKHSAWLRQLLEYEDNESDSPNFMEHLKISLFQDEVFVFTPKGDLHRLPAHSTPVDFAFSVHTSVGIHCLAAKINGRIVPLSHELHSGDTVEILTSANQEPNNDWLRFVVSSRARSRIKKYLRDKEDQNSSALGEEMLTRALQKFSIKIKDIDLQELAAKFNQKDSQSLFVALGRGDLKLESLLRKILPEDKPQLQDPSFITRFIEKARKSTRGVRVAGMDNIMITFGKCCSPVPGEPITGIVSRGRGIVIHTNDCKNLLKLMQDPDRIIDVTWDVEKGSRFLAGIYILGERRNKFIADVTEAAAALDCNIVGVSMNSEVSLMNCVLSVEVYDLDHLNRVIAKLRKMNGVISVGRLNE; encoded by the coding sequence TGAACGTTTCAAAGACTATATCGCCATGCCCAAGTCCAACGGCTACCAATCGCTGCACACTACGGTGATCGGTCCGGGCGGCAAACGGGTCGAAATTCAAATACGCACGGAACAGATGCACCGAACCGCCGAAGAAGGCATTGCCGCCCACTGGCGCTATAAAGAAGGCCGGCTGCGCGAGGACGACCTGGACAAACACTCCGCCTGGCTGAGACAACTGCTGGAATATGAAGACAATGAATCGGATTCTCCTAATTTCATGGAGCATCTGAAAATCAGTCTGTTTCAGGACGAGGTCTTTGTCTTTACCCCGAAAGGAGATTTACACCGTCTTCCGGCTCACTCGACGCCGGTGGATTTCGCTTTTTCGGTGCACACCAGCGTCGGCATCCATTGTCTGGCGGCGAAGATCAATGGCCGCATCGTCCCGCTCAGTCATGAGCTCCACAGCGGAGATACCGTTGAAATATTGACCTCCGCCAACCAGGAGCCTAACAACGATTGGCTTCGCTTTGTCGTTTCCAGCCGCGCACGCTCCCGGATCAAAAAATATTTACGGGACAAGGAAGATCAGAACAGCTCTGCATTGGGCGAGGAGATGCTCACCCGTGCTCTGCAAAAATTTTCCATCAAGATCAAAGACATTGATTTACAGGAATTAGCCGCCAAGTTCAATCAGAAGGACAGCCAATCGCTTTTCGTCGCCCTAGGCCGCGGCGATCTGAAATTAGAGTCCCTATTGCGCAAGATCTTGCCCGAGGATAAGCCGCAACTGCAGGACCCCAGTTTTATCACTCGCTTTATCGAAAAAGCAAGAAAATCCACCCGAGGCGTACGCGTCGCCGGCATGGATAACATCATGATCACGTTCGGTAAATGCTGCAGCCCGGTTCCCGGCGAACCCATCACCGGCATCGTCTCGCGCGGCCGCGGCATCGTCATCCACACCAATGACTGCAAAAATTTGCTCAAGCTGATGCAGGATCCTGACCGCATCATCGACGTCACCTGGGATGTAGAAAAAGGTTCCCGCTTTCTCGCCGGCATCTACATCCTCGGAGAACGGCGCAATAAATTCATCGCTGATGTCACAGAGGCTGCAGCCGCACTGGACTGCAACATCGTCGGCGTCAGTATGAATTCAGAGGTGTCTCTGATGAACTGTGTGCTATCCGTCGAAGTCTATGACCTCGATCATCTGAATCGAGTCATCGCTAAGCTGCGTAAAATGAACGGGGTGATCTCTGTCGGCCGTTTAAACGAATAA